Genomic window (Zingiber officinale cultivar Zhangliang chromosome 2B, Zo_v1.1, whole genome shotgun sequence):
AAcctctttcttttcttcataGATCAACGTAGGAGGCTTTTCCGTGATAGTGTTCACCTCCAAATGCGGATTTTTCGAGTGGCCCTTGCTTCagatttgaccatctcgacatagcatcgccgagcggccagctggTCGCCTTTGACTTCGCCCACCTTGTCGTCcatcgggaatttgatcttctaacAGAAGGTGGACACCACCGCTTGGAACTCATTGAGTGTTGGTCgacccaatatgacgttgtaggcTGACAGCGCATCCACCACAATAAAATTTGTGGTTCTTGTCCTCTTTAGCGACTCCTCCCCGAGCGAGACAGCCAGGCAGACTTAGCCGATTGACAACACTTCGTTGCCCGTGAATCCATAGAGTGGAGTCATCATGGGCAGCAAATCGCTCCGGTCGATTTACAActaatcgaacgccttcttgaatataatattcaccgagctccctgtatTAACAAAGGTTCAGTGAATAATGTAGTTAATGATTACCGCTCTAACGATCAGTACGTCGTCATGAGGAATCTCCACTCTTTCTAAGTCTTCCAAActgaaactgatctcgggtccttcggccttctccttgctacAGCCAACAACATGGATCTCGAATCGCCGAGCATGCGACTTCCTCGCTCGGTTGAAATCACCGCCGGTCGACCCACCAGCGATCATTCCTACCGCGTTGTCAAATTTGGCTAGGTGGTCGTCCGGTTCAGTAGTTCCATTGTATTCTCTGATTGCTAGCGGGGTATAATGCCGAGGCAGAGGGTCGTTCAAAATCCCTTGTGAAAATTGTTGATTGATTCACTCAGATGAATCGTCGTCCCTCGGCGCCTTCCCTTTCCTTGTGTCCCGAACGGGCGCGTCATCTGAGGAAGACCCCTGATCCTTGTTCGCTCGGCCCCATTCCTCCGATAAGGTCCTGAACAACGTTCGGTGGAAGGAGATCGACGCAATGAGTGCTTCCCCATACGTGTGGGTAGACTTCTTGTTCTTCCCTCGAGCAAATATTTGGTCCGCTTGGTCTCCGTGTTCAACCGGTCGGCCAGCGGCTGATGCTGCGGGTGCCTACGCTTGGCACTCGGCCAGCGCTTGGCGCTCGACCAGCGCCTATTGTTATTACTGCTCCACTATTTTTGCCGCTCAAGCTTGTATcagcatgtcgagctcctcttgcatCAGCGTCAACGTGGTGAATCGTCTAGTGTCCTCCATCTTCTTATTTGGATGCAAACTACGTTCCCATAGACagcgccaaaatgatcctgtccaaaaacGAGAAGGTggaaagctagggatgtggcgGCTTCACTGACCGACTGTAGACCTCGCTCCGCTCTATAAAACAagtaacgtcagtgccgagccaggggaGAGGTCCCCgacattggccctccgacgctcaaatcagtcacCAAAATAATGGAAAAAGTGGAGCAACAGTAATTCTAGCGCAAATAATGAATCTCGTGTACCTGCGCCGatgatggaccccctttatatagagtcttGGTGGGAGACGTGCACACTTCTCAAGACATGGACACATTCTCCaatatgtcctatgaaaggacctgtCGAAAAAATACCTCTgccaccataccttaacagggtatGCATATCCCTGGCAAGACAGTAGAaatttccaccgtacgatccgtCTGTCGACCATACCTCGTGTCAacgacactatctcccaaaaggatgtcaagagATACTATAGTGGTCCCGTTGTTTGGTCGAACGGGGTAACCGCTCGACCGAGACTCCTCCGCTCGTCCATGGCCAAGTCCCACTGCttggccgagcgaggtagccgcttGGTCGGAACTCCTCCGCTCTGTCGGCCTCAGTTGCTCTTTCCTGCGATGACTGTGTAGCAACATGTCCTCTCCCGTTCAGACAAACTATCCGGTCTCCTCAGTGTCCCATTGATCCACACTGAACGTTGGATCATTTTATCATATTATCCCCGAGCTGAACAGGTAGTCCACTCAGACATGTCTACCGTCGGTCAGGCACTGAATACCTCAATCGACCGCTGTAATTGTCCTCAATTCAACTCTTTAACACCTTACATTGACCATCCTAATTTTAATCTCCACCTTAATAATTGATCCTGTACCAAATGAGTATCCCTATATCACCACATCAGTAacataattgaaatatttatgttGTAACAGATGAACTATGTCTGCTctaatataatttataaagatgCTAAAAATAAGGATAACTTCAAAAATAGGAATATCCTGATGCGGAATAAGAGGCTTTtcgataataaataaaaacaggACTCCCTTTTAGGATTCTAATAAAAAGGAATATCTTTTTAATTTTTGCTCATTATAAATAGAATAAGTACTACTGCATAAATTAAAATGTTTTTGATACtcaataaacatgcataattaaTCATAACTGGATCTCATGATATCATGTGTAACATCACCAACTTGTCTGGGAATCTTATTAAATATATCAACAAATTCTGCATTGAAACTGATGATTATTAGCCATTTTCATCTGGTCAAGCAGCGTTCTTCATGTGCTTCAAAATGGTGAAGTTTTCGAGACCACTTCGTTCCTCTTAGAAAACTATCAATCATCAACACACACCAAAGCTTATTAGTTAAGAGAATTCATATGACTtactatttttataaaaaaaaaaagaattctgAACTGGAAAAATATTAGATTACTGTTCTTTCACCCGTCCAAGATTTGACCACGACTGGATCAACACAGGGTCTCGTGATCAAACTTCAAATGATTGATCAGAAGCAGACCCAAAAGTTGAAATCTTCATATGATTTCCACATGGGCTCTGCTCTCCAGACCCACCTGCTGCCATGTTCTCCCAAGCATCTAAATCCAATAGAAAAAAGGGAAAACAAGGGAGAAGTCGAATCAGGAGGCGATCATAAACTTGAGTTTAAAGAATGGAGAAATGAAGATCGTACAAGGATCACATGCAAGGACAGTGAAAGAACAGCAGGGACAACTACCAAGTGGCCGTACCATCAGGCATGAAAGATTTGTAGATTTTGCAGAAACCAAGTGGTTTGGAGTTGGAGTCAGGTGGTGAGTTGAGTAGCGACAGCAGAAGCATTGTTGTATTATTGGCTTGGTTCCTGACAAGGATGAGTAAATTGGACCTGCAAGAGTGTTAGATTTACTTGTTTGTAAAAAAATCTAAAAGATAATGAAGCAGAAAATCAAATCAGAGAGTTCAAAAAAATGTCTTTAAGAAATGAGAGCCTACCAAGTTGGTTCAAGATATTTACAGTGGAATTCAGACGTTGAAGTACTAAGTTGgaaagtaaaaaaattattaaattgtgTTGTAAATCTGAATATTATATGTAATAGTATCTAGAATATTTCTGTTGGCGTCCCAACTCCTTTAAATCCTTGTGAGTTTCCCAGGCTTTAGACAAAGCAATTCAAGTAGCTCCACTTGATTGACACTCGTTGCTGTGCTTCTGAGTTGTTGATGGAGTCCAAGAAATCCAACAAGATCACCGACATTGTGCGGCTCCGGCAAATGATCAAGAAGTGGAAGAAGCTCGCAGTGGGGTCGACGTCCAAGACGAGCGCCTCTGCTGCCCCCACCGCCGGTGGGGGCGGAGGCGGGGGCAGCAAGAGCATCAAGTTCCTGAAGAGGAAGCTGTCCTTCTCTGAGTCGaactattcttcttcttcctcttctggttATTCTACATCATCGTCGGTGCCGAAGGGGTACCTGGCGGTAAGCGTGGGGGTGGAGCAGCGTCGGTTCGTGATACCAACAGAGTACCTGGCGCACGGGGCGTTCGCGGCACTGCTGAAGGAGGCGGAGGAGGAGTTTGGGTTTGGGCAGGAAGGCGTGCTGCGGATCCCGTGCGAGGTGGGCCTGTTCCAGGGCATCCTGAAGGTGGTGGAGAAGAACAAGGACTGCCGATGCCATTTATGGTACTGCTCTCCGGAGGCAGAGATCCCTGGTGGCGCTCGCCAGCTGCCGCCCAAGCCTGTGTGCAGATGATCAGTGGACTAGTACCACTCCTTCCATGGCGTGGGATGATCATCGATGATGATCTCCCCCTGGAATCCGGGGTTTCTTCTGATTAATCATGTTTGTTGTTGAGTTTGAATTGTGATGGAAATGAAGAACAAGTAATGAAGCTGAAGAAGACGATCTGCTAGATGTTTCCATTTTTTAGTGGTTCATTCAATTATGTCTCTCTTTTTTTTAGCAAAAATTAGTCAATGCTTGCAAAATGCAGGCTCTGGCGATTGGCCTACTGCAGTTAAATTTGCAGCGCTCATAGAATTCAATTGGTCAAACACCTGAACTAATTACTTCATAAAATTcctttttcaaaactaaattgagTTTTCCTGAAAACTCCAACAGAAAGTATTTACCTTTCCATGATTTGCATTtcttaaagaaaaaaaagaaagaaagagctTTTTCTATGGCTATTGATCTTATGAACAAAGAAAGAAACTTGAAGAAGGGATGCTCACTAACCTGTGGTATAACCTCAGTCAAAGTGATAGATGGACAATAACTGGATCATCGATTCCattctctcccttttttttcttgattATTCTGCACACAAATGGTAAAAAAAACTTCATCTTCAATATACAAGTACAAAATACAGCAGGGTCACAGTTTTATAACCTTGCAAACGCAGGATACATGTGAAAATTTCCATCTTTGCTCCGGCAGCCAGTGCAGTAGGGTCACATTTCGATTTGCAGGCCCGGCTTTTAGTCAATAGCAGACAAACAATGAACATTTCACAGGGAATTGCTGGAACAGACAAACCATGTAATAAATCAACGGCAATGGAGATCTTTCCTATGAAGCATATTTTGAAGGAACTGAGGGCACCACAAAAAGTTTTTCAACATCCATGTACTCTCGTTGACGCCGACCTTTCCAAAAATGGTTTGGCATCCCTCTTCTGTGAAGCTCGATTGTAGTCTGAAGTCCTCATCGTTAATTTATCAGACTTAGGAACCCAAACCTTATCGATTAGATCAGGAAGCTTCTCCTTAGACAGATATCTAGCAATGAGCAAAGCAGATGAAAAATTGCACCTTCTTGCTAAAACTAGAAGTATTCAGATCGACGCCCTCTTCATCTATCTCCCCATTCGGAGAATCCTGTAGACTGTGCTCGTGCAGTTCTCCGCGAATTAGAGGCGATATAAGCTGAGCCCTTCTAGGAACCTCCGCGCTGCCGCAGAATCTCCACCACGGTTCCCCGTCTTCTCCGGCGGTCGATGAGTCACCGGAGGCGGCGGACGACGAGCCCTTGCCGTCTTCCGTAAAAGAAAACCGCGCCGGCGCACCTCGCTGCCGGTTAATCAACCTCACTAGGGTTTggatccttccaggcgccctccGTTCGTCATCATCAGCGCCGAACGACTTCGAGCCGTTACATATCGTGGTGGGCCGTGACCGACGTAACCGATCCGGGCCCACACCCATTCCGGCCAAGATCAGACCGGGCCCAGCCCATTGACACCTCGGACTGTAAAGTTGGCCCACGGATTTACCTCCAATCACGATGACGGTAAGTCAAAAGGTCAAACTTTCATCATGACTCCATCGTACGCTAGATCCGCGAGGAACGCTTCCCCTAATGAGCTTCCAATAGCCAAGTGCGATCACGCCATCCAATGGAAAGACGAGGAGTTAATAACttctattaattaatttaaaataattttaataaaatttaaataaatttttgataaaaatatattGATATAAGTGTTAAAGACTCTAACTCCTAAATTGTAAATataatcctaaattttaaatcctaaacttTTTACTCATCCAAAATATATTATAGTAACTAttggataatttatattttggagTGATTTTCCTACTTTTATGGATGGTATCTCAGTTGGAACTACTTTAATCCACTTAGAGTACTGAAAATTTTGAGCTTATGTGAATAGAGTACAATTTACGCATTTTACATGCTCAAGCTACTTGGTCTTTTTTTCTGCATTTACTTACATTGCTTTCATTGATCACATGAacttttatcaattttaatttgaagattcaaagatttttagatcCATCAGCCAGATTTAGAACAGTGTAAATTGAGAATAGTGGATTTTTAAACTTGCAAAGACTCAATAAAATTTATTGCAAACTCATTATAAAGTCTAGGATAATAATACTTATTAACTAACATCATCAATAGATTCTTAAGACTCCTTGATTCCGCAAAtatcaaacttttaaattttcgaatGTAGGTCAATCGGTCAATTTCGTTCGAAATTGATGAATCTAAAGAATTTTAAATCACTTCAAATCAATACGAATCATTTCAAACAAAAAATAATGTATTTTTGCAAGTTTCCTTAATGTATTCATACCTTCATATCTAAATTCAATAACGTAAATTGAGAGTAGTGAATTTTTGAATAGAAAgagtaaaaatataaaaaaaaattccatgATTATTTTGCGAAAGAAAGAGGAGGAACATTGGGAATACACTACATAATTTAGGTATTATAAAAATTAGAGACACAAAATGAGAAATATGGTTCAATAAAATGTGGTTATTTCTATTAAAACTATTGATTTATGATGGATTGCGCTTGCATATAGAAAAAAAACTTATTATACTCGAGGCACTTTAGTAGTGGATGGAGAGACTATCTCTACCTCCTAACATAGAAGATAGCTCCTCGATGCATGAAATTGAGTGACTAGTAGATCGAGATATCCATTCCAAAGGCTCATGCTTTGTCACTAGTTAGTGATGATCACAGAGAATCTTCAAGGGCTCATACAAGAACTAGGGGTGGTAAGTTCTAGTCAGGTGCAAGATACAAATTTTGATTGTGGTTGCATAGAAGTGGACGATAAGCTAAAGTGCTCATGCGTATCCGATCTTTCTAGTAGGAACTATGAGATGAAGCATGAAATAGTATCATAATGTTGTCATGCCAAAAAGGGTTCAACACAGAATTGAGAAcagtaaatttttaaacttaatttacaaTGTCAAAAATTCACTATTCTCAATTTATGTTGTTGAATCCAGATCCAAGGGCATGAATACATTAAAGAGGTTTGTAGGAATACATTGATTTTGGTTTGAAGTGATTCGGAATTCTATAATCCATTAGTCAGATTTGGACACAATGTAAATTAAGAgcaatgaatttttaaacttacaaAAACTCAATAAAATTTATCACAAGCTCATTATAAGGTTTAGGACAATGATACTTACTAACTAACACCATCAATGGATTCCTAAGACTCTCCTAATTCCACAAAtatcaaacttttaaatttttaatggtGCAAGTTCATCGGTCAATTTCGTTCGAAACTAATGAATCTAGAGAACTTTGAATGACTTCAAACCAAATTGAATCATTTTAAACCAAAAATAATGTATTCTAGCAATTTTCCTTAATGTATCCATGTCTTCAAACCTAAATTCGACAATATAAATTGAGAATAGTGAATTTATGAATAGGTAGAGTAAAAATATAAAGAAATCCCATAATTATTTTGTGAAAGAAAGAGGGGCATGGACGGAGAGACTCATCTCTACCTCCTCAATGCAGGAGATAGTTCCTTGACGCAAAATTTAATGTCATAGATCAAGAAATTAGTTCAAAGACGTATGGTTTGTCACTTGTTAGTGATGATTGTAGAGAATCTTCAAGGCCTCATACAAGAAATGCCTTTGAAAGAGGGGTTGTAATGTCTGATCAGGTGCAAGATATAAATTTTGATTGTGGTTCCATGCGTAGAAGCGGATGATAAGCCGGAGTACTCAGGCATACCCGATCTTGCTAGTATGAGATGAAGCATGAAATAATATCACAATACTCTTTACCATATAATTGAGActagtaaatttttaaatttaatttacgcTATCAAAAATTAATTgctcttaatttaaattattgaatttAAATATGAGCCGTGAATGCATTAAGGGAGGTATACTATACATTGACTTTGGTTTGAAGTCATTCTGAGTTTTCTAAGTACATCAACCAGATTTAGACGAGCGTAAAATAAGAacaatgaatttttaaacttacaaggcttgataaaatttaTCACAGGCTTATCATGAGGTCTAAGACAATAATATACTTACTAACCAACATTATTAATTGATTCTTAGAACTCCtatgatttaaaaaatatcatacttttaaattttctaatagTATAGGTCAATCAGTTAATTTCAAACTAAACTGACTCATAGACATAGAGAACTCTAAATCACTTCAAATTATTTCGAatcatttcaaacttaaatcaataTATTTTTGTAAGTTTCTTTAATGTATCTATGCGACAACATAAATTGAGAGgagttaatttttaaaagggtAGATTAAATAATAAAGAAATCTCATGATTATTTTGTGAAAGAAAGAAGAACGGCATATCAACAATACCATATCATTATTTGGGTATTATAAAAGTTAGGTATATAAAATGAGAAATCCTAAAACCTGCACATGCGGTTCAGTAAAATGCGGATATTTCtattattaaagtttttttatttataatggaTTGCCCTTGCATATAGCAAAAAAAACTTATTATCCTCCAGGCACTTTACAAGTGGATGGAGAGACTCATCTCTACCTCCTCAACGCAGAAGACAACTCCTCGACGCCTGAAATTGAGTGACTGGCAGATCGAGATATTAGTTTCAATGACTTGCTAATGTGTCGAGGCAACTTTCTCTGTCGACAAAAGCACAGACGGATTTCTTGTTTGCATTGCAGGAAGCAGCAGCTAGAGCAATAATTGTTCCAGTACTGAGAATGCCTATTTCCCCTTATGCAGCAAAATTATGTGAGCTGTGGCTTGAGACTCCATGCCGGTAACTATGCTTCACTTCGACTATTTCAACGTTCATATCTGCTCTGTAATCTTTCACTCTTCCGTGCCTTCGATATTCTTGACAGTGATTAAGTGAACCCAATACTCAAGAGCTTTAACTGTAGTTTGTGAACATATTCATCCAAGAGGAACAAAACTTGTATTTCTTACAACTCAAATGAGgttttcttttataattctttTCTATTTTGCTTGCTTTCAAATATAAGTTTATGAAAAGgcaaatcatttaaaattttagagcaataaattataaaatttgggACATATTTGAACATGATAAAAACCAAAGTAATGAACATTGAAATTTAGATCAAATAATGCTCCTAGAACATCTCATATTGGAATAGGGTTTTCTACTTGTTCATAAATATATAAAAGACGAGCTTGAACTGATACTGAAACTTTTGTTGTTGCATGTACTTCTTTCTTTCCACAGTGAATATCTCTCTCTTATAATTGTTAGTACTTACCCTAAGAGaatttttttgaacacgaataaaTTTAATATTCAGCTTGATAATAACTTGTTTATGTTCTTTTAACACggaattaattaaatgaacaaggTTGAACAACTTATTAAACTAAATGAACAACCTTGAACATATATATTTAACTCGTCAATGTTTGTgaactatattcattaataaaactttatcaatgtgctaaataaataaagaaacttttaaaataaataaacaagtttatattatcaagttcaataaccaatcaaacaaacttgaattgagaactcgataatatctaaacaaacAAAACTCAAGTAAACTTGAACCAAGTTCAAGctcaaaagaaagaaactaaaccaagcttaaataataattttaacagCTTAGTTTgattcgattatcttatcaaataaacttgaacatcATAAAGATCAACTTGGCTTGGCTAGCTAGTTTACTGTCCTAGTCTCAATAGGTCTAGGATAGTAATGAACAAAACATGCCTTTGTTGGTCAATACTGCCGAAACTATATCGACGTGGGTGATAAATTATCATCCTTGCCGACATGGTATCAATATCAATCATGCTGAAACAAATATGTTTTTGTCATGTTATTCTATATTGATTGACACTTCAAATCACACTAACGAAAGCTCTTTTTTTTTATGTGTTGATCGAAGCCAAGTTTTATTTGCAATATTGCTACTGATGTTATTTGTTTCAGGAAAAACCTTCAATCAAGAGGATCACAAGGGAGCAAGGGACGTGCCTTCTAGTTCTTGTGGTTGACCTCTCTACCTTATGCATGATGtcaagtttttcaaaatgttttgatCGAATTTAGAAAGCGCAATCTTTTGCATAGCATGTTAGAAAGAGAGATCAAAAGCTATGTAAGAAGCATCAAGAATCCTTTAAACAAGCAATGTTAGTATCTGTGCTCCAACATCTCATGCTCTTCAGAGTTCAGAGTGGATTAATGTAGTACAGATATTGCTAGAGGACTAGGGTTTGTGGAATTGGAACAAAAGGGAAAAGGCCAAATTATTCATTCATCTCTCATTAGAATGACTATACAAAAGCTGGTAGACATCTGCTCAAGGTTGGTTGGCAGGcaaaaaaaaagggaaattaaataacataaaaaggaaacaaaatggagagatgtgattttttttttcaacttcttTTTCTTATGTGGCCAACAAAATGTACAACTGCTTCAGCAACACTAGAACTGATCTTACTCAGCAGCAGCTCGTCCATGGCGACTACACTGTCCTACAGCTAGCAAAAGCTGAATCCTTCTTTCTTATCTTGCTAGCTACTTGGAGTCACAGTTGCAGTTGCTGGCTTTATTGTATCATCAGGCTTGGGGGCAACAGCAGTGCTCGATGATAGGTCAATGTTGCTGATTTCTTCCAGTCTCATAGTATGAGCAAAGTTCTTTGAAATCTGACTGATAATGCTGCCAGAGATCACTGCTTGGCTCCTTTGGTCTTCCCTGAATGTTGCTGGGATCGGACCGGCTGAATTCGATAGCTGATGCTGGAAAGCCTTCCTCTCCTGcattgctctctccctctcctcgtaGAACTCAAAATCATCCAGGACTGATACTTCATAGTCATGCTTCTTGAATATGTTAAGCATCTCCAAACCCTGCTCTAATATTACCTGTGTAACAAAATAGTCTTAGTTAACCGGCAAACCTTGTGCAAAAGTTATGAACAATGCAAACGAAAATCCAAGTTCTTTTTGAttgttgaatatatatataatatacttgGTTATGAACAATGCAGAATCTGTGTCATACCTCTTGGGTGTCTCTGCTGTTGGTGACAGGCTTATTGTCATTATTTTCAAGAATAATATGTCGAAACATGTTGTTCGGTACATCTTTCACCATATGCCACTTAACAGGGAATTGGCCATTCCACTTGTCTTGCTGCCAATAATCCACACTTTTTTCGAAATCAACAGGTCCGATCATTTCAGCTATCCCGCAGAATTGTGCACTCGCATTTACCTGTTTAtcgtttttgaaattttttttccaagAATCAGTAATCTGCTAGTTATTTGACCAAAAAAACAAAATTACTGAAATTTGATAGAGTGGACAGGTGGAGGTAGAGTTACCGAGAAAAATAAGAAAACCGGGCAAGGATCTTCTTTCTTTTTTGCTTCATGGTATGCAGAATCTAACTTACGATTCCCATTGGAAGTGCTAGCCCAAACACCATATTTGATGCTCTTATGAACATTATCCTCGGTGTatgatttaattataaaaaatcgGGCATCCTTGTACTCTGTCACAAAGTCAGGATTATTATAAAGATTATGATCGACCTTTGCGGAACCAATATTCAGTATGTCCATGGAAGGATTCTTTTCATTCATCTGATTCTTTGTCCTACTTGCTCGTGGCCCTCGGTTTTGTTCATTAAGAAAATCAAGAGTGCCGTTGCAATTGCACAATAGAGCACTTCCGATTCCTTGCCTCTTACTTTTCTCCATAGTAACTGCTCCCCGATCCTTAATTCCCGAGTTGGTAAGAAGCGTTCCAAATGTATTACCATGGTATACTGCAGCACGAGGATATCCTCTATCAACAGAACCTATAGCAGATCCATAACCATATGAAGATTGCTGCTGCTGTGAACCCTGAAATCAGTAGGAAAATAAAGTGAATACACTTTCAAAAAGATAGACTCCGAAAACAACTAGTTACAAGAAAACACAAATGCTCACTCGTAGAGAACTTACAACAAAGTACAAACAACCTCTACTAAAATCTGTAGTCTTTTAAATGGAACCGAAATAATCACTATTACACCCAAATTTAGCTAAAATATAACCAAGAGTAGGGGTGAGCAAAAGATCGGTTAAACCAAATCAACCAACTAAACCAATTGAATTCGAAAGTTCAGTTtggttaattcaaaattttattttaatttttgtttttaagtTTATTCggttcagttttgattttaaaatCCACAAGTCAGCTAAACCAATTAAAGCGAAACATCATCAATCAACTGCCATATAGTAAACAATTGACTCATATAGCTGAATCGGATAACAACTACACAGCTTGATAGAGAATTTGACTACCCAATATTAGTCAATTGATGATGTCACTAATCGGTAACCGATTTTATATCAGTTCGGTTTGTTTGGTTTTGATGACAAAGTTTGATGGTTAGATTTGTCCAAAAAAAAGACGGTTTCGATTTGTTCTGTTCGATTTTGAACCGATTGTTCACCCCTAACCAAGAGACAATAGTGTCAATACAAATCCCAAAACACAAGGTCCAATTATGGACGATGGACTCCTACCTCTAGAAAACCAAAAAATCAAAGGTATTTAGCAACATGTAAGGTATATATGCACAAACAACAATAGAAAGCACAACATTATTGTCATGGAGAGCAGCTAGGATCATAGATTAAGATCTTCAGTCATATCATGTGCAAATTTAATTCAGTGTGTTCAACAGCCACAATATTATGCTACTGAATAACACATGCGATTTAGTGCTTGTAACATgattaaaagaagagaaaaaaaactaTGTAGAATAGTGACCCCAACTGAAATTAAATTGGAAAGAAAATTGTAATTAGTAGATTATTTTACAAATGAAGTGCTCATTCTATCTCTTCCCTACCGAATAAAaggttttaaataaaatttaaaaaagttcAAGTGACATTAGAGTAAGAAAGATGAAAAAATGTTGAATTGACATATTGAAAATCTGcactcaaaaataaaattatatatgcatgtagTTTCCATCTCATCAAATAAGAAAGCAAGCAAATAAGGAATGAAAGACTCACTACCATTCCGAAAGAAATCATGCTTTGCCCAAAAGAATGAGCACCGATAGGTTGTGGTGAAGCTGCAGGTGATAATAATGGAGTTGCAGATCTTGTCCCATCAGGGGATCTCAACCAGTCTGAATAAGGCACAAGAAAAACTGAGACATCAGGCCTTGGTGCAAACTAAAACACGAGTATTTTTTAGTATCAATACTATACCTCCGCTAAAAGAGCCATATGATAGTTGAT
Coding sequences:
- the LOC122046722 gene encoding auxin-responsive protein SAUR65-like, with amino-acid sequence MESKKSNKITDIVRLRQMIKKWKKLAVGSTSKTSASAAPTAGGGGGGGSKSIKFLKRKLSFSESNYSSSSSSGYSTSSSVPKGYLAVSVGVEQRRFVIPTEYLAHGAFAALLKEAEEEFGFGQEGVLRIPCEVGLFQGILKVVEKNKDCRCHLWYCSPEAEIPGGARQLPPKPVCR
- the LOC122046720 gene encoding YTH domain-containing protein ECT4-like isoform X3, producing the protein MAATQQAPDRIEPLTSLQTNTERKSVDVDNSSKQPPSIKNEKVTTSDASHDMRDMDLTRDVQGNLSSSDPVHVDSMVYAQNAFAPQAQSFYGGYHNSINDWEGQSQFLNLENMEVGQNGMYDNHSLLYTGYGYSPQMPYGPYSPVATPLPSVNGDGLLFSTQQFQFPGPYYQQPSPASISYISSAAPIPQADWRLPIDQQGAFPADSSNFNAQLYSPRPGYQLSYGSFSGDWLRSPDGTRSATPLLSPAASPQPIGAHSFGQSMISFGMVGSQQQQSSYGYGSAIGSVDRGYPRAAVYHGNTFGTLLTNSGIKDRGAVTMEKSKRQGIGSALLCNCNGTLDFLNEQNRGPRASRTKNQMNEKNPSMDILNIGSAKVDHNLYNNPDFVTEYKDARFFIIKSYTEDNVHKSIKYGVWASTSNGNRKLDSAYHEAKKKEDPCPVFLFFSVNASAQFCGIAEMIGPVDFEKSVDYWQQDKWNGQFPVKWHMVKDVPNNMFRHIILENNDNKPVTNSRDTQEVILEQGLEMLNIFKKHDYEVSVLDDFEFYEERERAMQERKAFQHQLSNSAGPIPATFREDQRSQAVISGSIISQISKNFAHTMRLEEISNIDLSSSTAVAPKPDDTIKPATATVTPSS
- the LOC122046720 gene encoding YTH domain-containing protein ECT4-like isoform X1, whose product is MAATQQAPDRIDSIEPLTSLQTNTERKSVDVDNSSKQPPSIKNEKVTTSDASHDMRDMDLTRDVQGNLSSSDPVHVDSMVYAQNAFAPQAQSFYGGYHNSINDWEGQSQFLNLENMEVGQNGMYDNHSLLYTGYGYSPQMPYGPYSPVATPLPSVNGDGLLFSTQQFQFPGPYYQQPSPASISYISSAAPIPQADWRLPIDQQGAFPADSSNFNAQLYSPRPGYQLSYGSFSGDWLRSPDGTRSATPLLSPAASPQPIGAHSFGQSMISFGMVGSQQQQSSYGYGSAIGSVDRGYPRAAVYHGNTFGTLLTNSGIKDRGAVTMEKSKRQGIGSALLCNCNGTLDFLNEQNRGPRASRTKNQMNEKNPSMDILNIGSAKVDHNLYNNPDFVTEYKDARFFIIKSYTEDNVHKSIKYGVWASTSNGNRKLDSAYHEAKKKEDPCPVFLFFSVNASAQFCGIAEMIGPVDFEKSVDYWQQDKWNGQFPVKWHMVKDVPNNMFRHIILENNDNKPVTNSRDTQEVILEQGLEMLNIFKKHDYEVSVLDDFEFYEERERAMQERKAFQHQLSNSAGPIPATFREDQRSQAVISGSIISQISKNFAHTMRLEEISNIDLSSSTAVAPKPDDTIKPATATVTPSS
- the LOC122046720 gene encoding YTH domain-containing protein ECT4-like isoform X2, with translation MAATQQAPDRIDSIEPLTSLQTNTERKSVDVDNSSKQPPSIKNEKVTTSDASHDMRDMDLTRDVQGNLSSSDPVHVDSMVYAQNAFAPQAQSFYGGYHNSINDWEGQSQFLNLENMEVGQNGMYDNHSLLYTGYGYSPQMPYGPYSPVATPLPSVNGDGLLFSTQQFQFPGPYYQQPSPASISYISSAAPIPQADWRLPIDQQGAFPADSSNFNAQLYSPRPGYQLSYGSFSGDWLRSPDGTRSATPLLSPAASPQPIGAHSFGQSMISFGMGSQQQQSSYGYGSAIGSVDRGYPRAAVYHGNTFGTLLTNSGIKDRGAVTMEKSKRQGIGSALLCNCNGTLDFLNEQNRGPRASRTKNQMNEKNPSMDILNIGSAKVDHNLYNNPDFVTEYKDARFFIIKSYTEDNVHKSIKYGVWASTSNGNRKLDSAYHEAKKKEDPCPVFLFFSVNASAQFCGIAEMIGPVDFEKSVDYWQQDKWNGQFPVKWHMVKDVPNNMFRHIILENNDNKPVTNSRDTQEVILEQGLEMLNIFKKHDYEVSVLDDFEFYEERERAMQERKAFQHQLSNSAGPIPATFREDQRSQAVISGSIISQISKNFAHTMRLEEISNIDLSSSTAVAPKPDDTIKPATATVTPSS